A window from Gottschalkiaceae bacterium SANA encodes these proteins:
- a CDS encoding hypothetical protein (possible pseudo due to internal stop codon), with translation MNVNLTQSASDALKKILAAKESDKPVRLYVAGFGCSGPSFGLAFDDKKEDDLEANANEIDFIMQTELFEQYGDFTIEYVDEDARKGFILTPSVQPESGCSSCGGSCAV, from the coding sequence ATGAATGTAAATTTAACGCAATCAGCGTCTGACGCGCTGAAAAAGATTTTAGCAGCAAAAGAGTCAGATAAGCCAGTTCGCTTGTATGTAGCGGGATTTGGATGTAGCGGCCCTAGCTTTGGCCTCGCGTTTGATGATAAGAAAGAAGACGATCTTGAGGCGAATGCAAATGAAATTGATTTCATTATGCAAACTGAATTGTTTGAGCAATATGGCGATTTTACAATTGAGTATGTTGATGAAGATGCGAGAAAAGGATTTATCTTGACTCCATCGGTTCAACCGGAAAGTGGATGTTCTTCTTGTGGAGGCAGCTGCGCAGTATAA
- a CDS encoding cytochrome c biogenesis protein CcdA: protein MKILGPTLDITLWVAFAAGAASFLTPCLLPLVPAYLMYISETTDLENRSRKKIMIRTLGFVIGFTLIFMTLGMSASMIGRLMNRYQFIFNLISGGLIIVFGLYMLGLISPNFLNREKKAKAPKKIKSWFSAVLMGMAFAAGWTPCFGPILGAILVTAGGEATASQGAFLLFVYSLGMAVPFFLTAWFIGVADRWIASSEHFVLILRKIGGAVLVVFGILIMTGKLVVISQWLVEWMN, encoded by the coding sequence ATGAAAATTTTAGGACCAACATTAGATATTACCTTGTGGGTGGCATTTGCAGCGGGGGCAGCTTCCTTTTTAACACCCTGTCTCTTGCCATTGGTTCCCGCGTACTTGATGTATATTTCAGAAACCACGGATTTAGAAAATCGGTCTCGAAAGAAGATTATGATAAGAACCCTAGGCTTTGTCATTGGATTTACTCTTATCTTTATGACACTCGGTATGTCTGCATCCATGATTGGGCGATTGATGAATCGATATCAATTTATTTTCAATCTGATTAGTGGCGGACTAATTATTGTATTTGGTTTGTATATGTTGGGTTTAATTAGTCCCAATTTTCTAAATCGGGAGAAAAAGGCAAAGGCACCAAAGAAAATCAAGAGCTGGTTTTCGGCAGTCTTGATGGGCATGGCCTTTGCTGCGGGCTGGACCCCTTGCTTTGGACCGATACTGGGTGCAATTTTAGTAACTGCTGGCGGAGAAGCAACGGCTTCTCAGGGTGCATTCTTGCTTTTTGTGTATTCCTTGGGTATGGCGGTTCCATTTTTCTTAACGGCCTGGTTCATTGGTGTTGCAGATCGGTGGATTGCAAGCTCTGAGCATTTTGTTTTGATTCTTCGAAAGATTGGGGGAGCCGTTCTTGTGGTCTTTGGAATCTTGATTATGACAGGGAAATTAGTTGTCATCAGCCAATGGCTGGTGGAATGGATGAATTAG
- a CDS encoding cation diffusion facilitator family transporter, with translation MSTNRYNEGKRVLWIAIVINIILGVAKVLVGIFAHSRAVLADGIHTFSDIASSIGLLVGFFIAKKPADEKHRYGHERAESIAAFVLSLLVVAVGVNIGYGAVKSLWMGQLETPGVLAVWITVLSIAVKEWQYRYTMKAGKRLKSSALQADAWHHRSDALSSLGALIGVLGSRFGLLWMDSAAGIVVAVIVVKTGIEILIHGIDELMDASLPEEELDILRRVINSSRVQAELTQIQSRRISAGCYLDLTIQVDGEISVDAGHTIADQVEELAMHTYEDVLGITVHVEPDHH, from the coding sequence ATGAGTACAAACCGGTATAATGAAGGGAAAAGAGTATTATGGATCGCAATTGTGATTAATATAATATTGGGTGTCGCAAAGGTTCTTGTCGGCATATTTGCACATTCAAGGGCTGTTTTGGCAGATGGTATCCATACCTTTTCGGATATTGCCTCTAGCATTGGTTTGCTGGTGGGTTTTTTTATCGCAAAAAAGCCGGCCGATGAAAAACATCGGTACGGTCATGAACGTGCAGAATCCATTGCTGCATTTGTTTTGTCGCTTTTGGTTGTTGCTGTGGGTGTAAATATTGGATATGGTGCAGTGAAGAGCCTGTGGATGGGTCAGCTGGAGACGCCGGGCGTCTTGGCTGTTTGGATCACGGTTTTATCGATCGCTGTGAAAGAGTGGCAGTATCGCTATACGATGAAGGCTGGAAAACGCCTTAAATCTTCGGCGCTTCAGGCTGATGCTTGGCATCATCGAAGCGATGCACTTTCATCTCTTGGTGCTCTAATTGGGGTTTTAGGGAGCCGATTTGGTTTGTTGTGGATGGATTCGGCTGCTGGCATTGTGGTTGCAGTAATTGTTGTGAAGACCGGGATTGAAATTTTGATCCATGGCATCGATGAATTGATGGATGCTTCTCTTCCAGAAGAGGAGTTGGATATCTTAAGACGGGTGATTAATAGCTCTCGAGTTCAAGCTGAATTGACTCAAATTCAATCTCGACGTATTTCTGCCGGCTGTTATCTAGATCTCACCATTCAAGTCGATGGGGAAATCAGTGTGGATGCGGGTCATACCATAGCAGATCAGGTTGAAGAACTCGCCATGCATACCTATGAAGATGTCTTGGGGATTACGGTTCATGTGGAGCCGGATCATCATTGA
- the feoB_2 gene encoding ferrous iron transport protein B, translating to MKIALAGNPNSGKTSLYNALTGKLEKIGNWAGVTIEKKESPLRKQYNPTHEDLTIVDLPGAYSLSPFTSEESITRDFILEEAPDIIINIVDATNLSRGLFFTTQLLELGIPLVLALNKTDLLAKKEKEIRVAELAKALACPVVETIAIKSKDNGLASLISTAAAIKGKTPAPPFTSNLTTLLHKEDRELADKNRYAFVNTLVSKVEIQEKKNNRQTKQDAADRFIAHKWFGLPIFAVVMWSVFSISQTHLGPLLADLLAGLIDSLYTSVAGMLGEGVSPVLRALLLDGIIGGVGAVVGFLPLIMVLFFLLALLEDCGYMARVAVVMDRFFKRVGLSGKSIIPMIIGTGCAIPGIMATRTIRNTRQRRTTAMLTPFMPCGAKLPVIALFAGIFFNDAAWVGTLMYFLGIAIIVFGALLVMRITGEKHTKSFFIVELPDYRFPSIKRASISMLSRAKSFIVKAGTIILLCNAAIQIMQTFNWKLQVVAEGAANTSILASIASPFAILMIPLGFGAWQLAAAAITGFIAKENVVGTLAVVYSITNFIDPEAKALISGGASVANIMGLSSAAALSYLVFNLFTPPCFAAIGAMNAEMESRKWLWGGIGFQFGMGYVVAFFVYQLGTLFTTGLFGTGFIPGLIGVSAFLGFLLHLARKGSMTEEESLKTAA from the coding sequence ATGAAAATTGCACTTGCAGGAAATCCAAACAGCGGTAAAACAAGCCTATATAACGCGCTTACCGGTAAACTTGAGAAAATTGGTAACTGGGCTGGTGTTACCATCGAAAAAAAAGAAAGTCCTCTAAGAAAACAATACAATCCTACACATGAAGATCTTACCATCGTTGATCTACCTGGTGCTTATTCCCTCTCTCCTTTTACATCCGAAGAATCAATAACCCGGGACTTTATTTTAGAAGAAGCGCCCGATATTATTATAAACATTGTCGATGCAACCAACCTAAGCCGTGGTTTATTTTTCACAACACAACTCCTTGAACTGGGAATACCTCTTGTTTTAGCTCTCAACAAAACCGACTTACTTGCAAAAAAAGAAAAAGAAATCCGCGTGGCAGAGCTGGCTAAAGCCTTGGCTTGTCCCGTTGTTGAAACGATCGCAATAAAATCAAAAGATAATGGACTGGCATCATTAATTTCAACCGCAGCTGCGATTAAAGGAAAGACTCCAGCTCCTCCTTTTACAAGCAATCTTACCACGCTCTTACATAAAGAAGACCGAGAACTTGCAGACAAAAACCGATACGCATTTGTGAATACGCTCGTTTCAAAGGTTGAAATTCAAGAAAAAAAGAATAACCGTCAAACGAAACAGGATGCCGCCGATCGATTTATTGCCCATAAATGGTTTGGCCTTCCCATCTTCGCTGTCGTCATGTGGTCTGTCTTTTCCATCTCTCAAACACATTTGGGCCCCTTGCTAGCAGACCTCCTTGCTGGATTGATTGATTCTCTCTACACTTCGGTCGCTGGAATGCTTGGCGAAGGGGTGTCACCGGTTTTACGCGCCCTCCTACTGGATGGCATAATCGGTGGTGTTGGTGCAGTTGTCGGATTTCTTCCCCTCATCATGGTCCTCTTTTTCTTACTTGCTCTGCTTGAAGACTGCGGTTATATGGCAAGAGTCGCCGTTGTTATGGATCGCTTTTTCAAACGGGTCGGCTTATCTGGAAAATCAATTATTCCGATGATTATCGGAACCGGTTGTGCCATTCCAGGTATTATGGCAACAAGAACCATTCGCAATACACGCCAAAGAAGAACCACGGCTATGCTGACACCCTTTATGCCTTGTGGAGCAAAACTGCCCGTGATCGCTTTGTTTGCCGGCATATTCTTTAATGATGCAGCCTGGGTTGGAACCTTGATGTATTTTTTGGGAATTGCCATTATTGTTTTCGGTGCCTTACTCGTCATGCGAATTACTGGTGAAAAACACACGAAATCCTTTTTTATCGTAGAGTTGCCTGATTATCGATTTCCAAGCATAAAAAGGGCAAGCATTTCTATGCTATCCAGGGCAAAATCCTTTATCGTAAAAGCGGGTACCATCATCTTGCTCTGCAATGCCGCCATACAAATTATGCAAACCTTCAATTGGAAATTACAGGTGGTTGCTGAGGGTGCAGCCAACACAAGTATTCTAGCCAGTATCGCCTCTCCCTTTGCCATCTTAATGATCCCCTTGGGTTTCGGTGCATGGCAATTGGCAGCGGCAGCCATTACTGGATTTATTGCAAAAGAGAACGTAGTCGGAACCCTGGCTGTCGTCTATTCAATTACAAATTTCATCGATCCCGAAGCCAAAGCCCTGATTTCAGGAGGTGCAAGCGTCGCAAATATCATGGGATTGAGCTCAGCAGCCGCACTGTCCTATCTCGTATTCAACCTCTTTACTCCGCCATGCTTTGCAGCGATTGGAGCCATGAACGCTGAAATGGAAAGTCGAAAATGGCTTTGGGGAGGAATCGGATTTCAGTTTGGAATGGGTTATGTTGTCGCATTCTTTGTCTATCAATTGGGAACCCTTTTTACAACAGGTTTATTCGGCACTGGCTTCATCCCAGGATTGATTGGCGTCTCTGCATTTCTCGGCTTTCTCTTGCATCTCGCACGCAAGGGAAGTATGACAGAAGAAGAGTCACTAAAAACAGCAGCCTAG
- a CDS encoding glutaredoxin domain-containing protein has product MEKVIVYSTNTCPHCVAAKDYLKLNNVEYEEKNVQTDMEARKELMAKGHMGVPVLVIGEEEVVGFDKARIDQLLGL; this is encoded by the coding sequence ATGGAAAAAGTGATCGTTTATTCAACAAACACATGCCCACATTGTGTGGCAGCAAAGGATTATTTAAAATTGAACAATGTAGAATATGAAGAGAAAAACGTGCAAACAGATATGGAGGCACGCAAGGAATTGATGGCAAAAGGCCATATGGGCGTACCTGTATTGGTGATTGGTGAAGAAGAAGTCGTTGGATTTGACAAGGCACGAATTGATCAATTGCTCGGACTATAA
- a CDS encoding lipoate--protein ligase: MMKIVVSERRDPAFHLALEEIFFFEADCKSLLFLYRNSPSVIIGKHQNPWIEANLAYAQAKAIPVLRRISGGGCVVHDEGNINYSLILKDVPSKTVDFPLLYGSVLQGLRAMGLDIQTSDRNDFRIDGKKISGSAQYMRRDTTLFHGTLLFDSDLDRIHRLLDRDSGVEFESFASPSVPSPIVNLSEYLPETTTKLFLERWIQGIMDSTPCKMWQPDGDLIEKAEALAEEKYRTWEWNRGMTPPFTVKWENHEIKVKSGKILQLSDCFDQSGVGKSVPDDILRWMKEQNIS; the protein is encoded by the coding sequence ATGATGAAGATTGTTGTTTCAGAAAGAAGAGACCCCGCCTTTCATCTGGCCTTGGAAGAAATTTTCTTTTTTGAAGCCGATTGTAAGAGTCTCTTGTTTCTGTACCGGAATTCACCCTCTGTGATTATAGGCAAGCACCAAAATCCTTGGATTGAAGCAAATTTGGCTTATGCTCAAGCAAAAGCCATTCCTGTACTTAGACGGATTTCTGGTGGGGGTTGTGTGGTTCATGACGAGGGCAATATTAATTACAGCTTGATTTTGAAGGATGTACCCAGTAAAACGGTTGATTTTCCCTTGCTTTACGGGTCGGTTTTACAGGGTCTTCGAGCAATGGGTTTGGATATTCAAACCTCCGATCGGAATGATTTTCGCATTGACGGGAAAAAGATATCTGGATCTGCGCAATATATGCGGCGCGATACGACCTTGTTTCATGGGACCCTGCTCTTTGATTCAGATCTGGATCGGATTCATCGATTACTGGACAGAGACAGTGGGGTGGAATTTGAAAGCTTTGCTTCCCCTTCTGTTCCGTCGCCTATTGTAAATTTATCAGAGTATCTGCCTGAGACGACCACAAAGCTTTTTCTGGAGCGTTGGATTCAAGGAATTATGGATTCGACACCCTGTAAAATGTGGCAGCCGGATGGTGATCTTATAGAGAAGGCGGAGGCTTTGGCGGAGGAGAAATACAGAACCTGGGAATGGAATCGGGGAATGACTCCACCCTTTACCGTAAAATGGGAGAATCATGAAATAAAGGTTAAAAGCGGAAAAATTTTGCAGCTTTCTGATTGTTTTGATCAAAGCGGGGTAGGAAAATCAGTGCCGGATGATATTCTCCGTTGGATGAAAGAACAAAATATTAGTTGA
- the rsmA gene encoding 16S rRNA (adenine(1518)-N(6)/adenine(1519)-N(6)) -dimethyltransferase RsmA, which translates to MKERLYKTSVMREVLGRHGFHFSKSLGQNFLIDGSVLDQIAEGAELTEKDVVLEVGPGIGVLTQVLCERAGRVVAVEIDRGLLPVLEETLEDYDNVEVVHGDILKLNLPQLFEEKLSGAQVKVVANLPYYITTPIIMNFFEQKLPVERIVVMVQKEVADRMQAVPSTKAYGTLSIAVQYYAEAKIVTTVSSNSFFPSPNVDSAVIALVRREKPAVDVKDEEMFFRVVKAGFAQRRKTLPNTLSSTMGIEKDLLRQALAAAEIDPKRRGESLSLEEFGRLADAIGEVLA; encoded by the coding sequence ATGAAAGAGAGACTATATAAGACATCGGTGATGCGGGAGGTCTTGGGCCGACACGGCTTTCACTTTTCCAAGAGCCTGGGCCAGAATTTTTTAATTGACGGATCGGTATTGGATCAGATTGCCGAGGGCGCTGAATTGACCGAGAAGGATGTGGTTCTAGAAGTTGGTCCTGGAATTGGTGTCTTGACCCAGGTCCTATGCGAACGAGCTGGCCGGGTAGTTGCCGTAGAGATTGATCGGGGACTCTTGCCAGTATTAGAGGAAACCCTTGAAGACTATGACAATGTGGAAGTGGTACATGGCGATATTTTGAAATTGAATTTGCCTCAATTGTTTGAAGAAAAGTTATCGGGTGCCCAGGTTAAAGTTGTGGCAAACCTGCCATACTATATTACGACACCGATTATTATGAACTTTTTTGAACAAAAACTGCCGGTGGAGCGCATTGTTGTTATGGTACAAAAGGAAGTGGCGGATCGGATGCAAGCAGTACCGTCTACCAAGGCCTATGGGACCCTTTCTATTGCGGTCCAATACTACGCAGAGGCTAAAATTGTAACGACGGTATCCTCGAATTCCTTTTTCCCATCACCGAATGTGGATTCAGCCGTGATTGCCTTGGTTCGTCGAGAAAAGCCGGCAGTGGATGTAAAGGATGAGGAGATGTTCTTTCGTGTTGTTAAAGCGGGCTTTGCCCAACGGAGAAAGACCCTACCGAACACCTTATCTTCGACAATGGGGATTGAGAAGGACCTTCTGCGACAAGCCTTGGCAGCGGCGGAGATTGATCCCAAGCGAAGGGGAGAGTCTTTGTCCCTCGAGGAATTTGGCCGACTGGCTGACGCCATTGGTGAGGTTTTGGCATGA
- the rnmV gene encoding ribonuclease M5 — translation MIQEVIVVEGKDDVSAVKKAVACQIISTSGFGYPEDLFDRIRQAQKRCGVIILTDPDYAGERIRNEIAKQVPGCKHAFIPREAATHKGNIGVENASVAAIRKALETCRTEREGVDRYVQTDMIQLGLCGGKGSKDLRIRVGRLLGLGYGNTLQFMRRLNHFDITDEELKSAIKEATHERETI, via the coding sequence ATGATTCAAGAAGTAATTGTGGTGGAGGGTAAGGATGATGTTTCCGCTGTCAAAAAGGCTGTGGCGTGTCAGATTATTTCAACCAGTGGATTTGGGTATCCAGAAGACCTGTTTGATCGAATTCGGCAAGCACAGAAGCGCTGTGGCGTCATTATTTTGACGGACCCGGATTATGCGGGTGAACGGATTCGAAACGAAATAGCCAAACAAGTGCCAGGATGCAAGCATGCCTTTATTCCACGGGAGGCGGCGACGCACAAGGGCAATATTGGTGTCGAGAATGCATCGGTTGCGGCGATCAGAAAGGCTCTTGAAACCTGTCGGACAGAGCGGGAAGGCGTGGATCGCTATGTTCAAACCGATATGATTCAATTGGGTTTGTGTGGCGGCAAGGGGTCCAAAGATCTGCGGATCAGGGTGGGCCGCCTGCTGGGACTTGGCTATGGAAATACCTTGCAGTTTATGCGCCGATTGAATCATTTTGATATTACAGATGAGGAACTTAAATCCGCGATAAAGGAGGCGACCCATGAAAGAGAGACTATATAA
- a CDS encoding TatD family hydrolase — MRIFDSHAHLDSKRFDEDRQQLLLDLPAREVTGVVNASVNVENAKAVLALCEKTVYLYAAVGIYPHETHLAKTGDLEKLEELANHPKAVAIGEIGLDYYWDQSPKEVQKKWFIDQLRLAKRLGMPVNIHCRDAHGDMVEILKAEQDGRLKGILHSFSGSVEVMEEYLKLGFYISMPGTVTFKNAKKVKEAAIRVPLDRLLVETDAPYQTPEPFRGKRNDPAKVRFIIQEIARLRGLDPIEIGRITDENARRIYGIEEE; from the coding sequence ATGCGAATATTTGATAGTCACGCGCATTTGGATTCAAAACGATTCGATGAAGATCGCCAGCAATTGTTGCTTGACCTACCCGCCCGAGAAGTGACTGGGGTGGTGAATGCTTCTGTGAATGTAGAGAATGCCAAAGCGGTATTAGCTTTGTGCGAAAAAACAGTCTACCTTTACGCAGCTGTGGGAATTTATCCCCACGAGACTCACCTCGCGAAGACGGGTGATCTTGAGAAATTGGAAGAATTAGCCAATCATCCCAAGGCGGTTGCCATCGGTGAAATTGGACTTGATTATTATTGGGACCAATCGCCAAAAGAAGTACAGAAGAAGTGGTTTATCGATCAACTTCGCTTGGCAAAACGATTGGGTATGCCAGTGAATATTCATTGTCGAGACGCCCACGGAGATATGGTAGAAATTCTAAAGGCGGAGCAGGACGGACGTTTAAAAGGAATTTTGCATAGCTTTTCCGGTAGCGTTGAGGTCATGGAGGAATATCTAAAACTGGGATTTTATATTTCAATGCCTGGTACAGTGACTTTCAAAAATGCCAAGAAAGTCAAAGAAGCTGCAATCCGGGTTCCGTTGGATCGCTTATTGGTGGAAACGGATGCGCCCTATCAAACCCCGGAACCTTTTAGAGGGAAACGAAACGATCCGGCAAAGGTACGGTTTATTATTCAGGAAATTGCACGGCTTCGTGGCTTGGATCCCATTGAAATTGGACGGATCACGGATGAAAATGCAAGACGAATTTATGGAATTGAGGAAGAGTAG
- the metG gene encoding methionine--tRNA ligase, which yields MSEKKKFYLTTPIYYPSGNLHLGHTYTTVAADALARFKRLAGFDVKFLTGTDEHGQKIQLVAEAKGLTPIQYLDGILKDVKKLWSDLEISYDDFIRTTEPRHEATVQAAFQKLYDKGDIYKGEYEGFYCTPCESFWTESQLKDGKCPDCGREVHIAKEEAYFFKLSKYQEELETLFAEDSNFLLPATRKKEMVNNFLKPGLDDLCVSRTTFDWGIKVPFDDKHVIYVWFDAVLNYISALGYSSDDEGEFEKFWPADVHLVGKEIIRFHTLIWPAMLMALDLPLPKQVFGHGWILFDNDKMSKSKGNVMYAEPLIELYGIDALKYFLLREFSFGSDGSFTREKFLSRINSDLANDLGNLVSRTIAMIEKYNQAIMPTPTVTEPIDKELKKMAGDTSMNVEAAMDKLDFSGALESIWKLVSRTNKYIDETTPWILAKDEERKPRLDTVLYNLSESIRIISILIRPFMEKTSNRIWTQLGIEEGHETTWDVVGVWGTLPVGRTVIKGANLFPRLDIEKELIRIDEENAKFFAAKTGQPIAKPAAKSAKEAEEKEAEEKEAEDKDEIKIIEFDDFTKVDLRVATIVEAKKHPNADKLLVLQVQLGEERRQIVSGIAKHYQPDALIGKQVMVVTNLKPRKLRGEISHGMILAAEDKETFTLATVADSIASGTKVW from the coding sequence ATGAGTGAGAAAAAGAAATTTTATTTAACGACCCCGATCTATTATCCGAGTGGGAATCTTCACCTGGGACATACCTATACGACAGTTGCAGCGGATGCTTTAGCCCGCTTTAAGCGATTGGCTGGATTTGATGTAAAGTTTTTGACGGGAACTGATGAACATGGTCAAAAAATTCAATTGGTGGCTGAAGCCAAAGGCCTAACACCAATCCAGTATTTGGATGGCATTTTAAAGGATGTTAAGAAGCTGTGGAGTGATCTAGAAATCAGCTATGATGATTTTATCCGCACAACGGAACCCCGTCACGAGGCGACTGTTCAGGCGGCTTTTCAAAAGCTTTATGACAAGGGAGATATTTATAAAGGAGAATATGAAGGGTTTTATTGTACCCCTTGCGAGTCTTTTTGGACGGAGTCTCAATTAAAGGATGGCAAGTGTCCTGATTGTGGCCGTGAGGTGCATATCGCCAAAGAAGAGGCATATTTCTTTAAATTATCGAAATACCAAGAAGAATTGGAAACGCTTTTTGCTGAGGATTCCAATTTCCTTTTGCCGGCAACCAGAAAAAAAGAGATGGTGAACAACTTCTTGAAACCAGGTTTGGATGATCTCTGTGTCTCTAGAACCACTTTCGACTGGGGAATTAAAGTACCCTTTGATGACAAGCATGTTATTTATGTTTGGTTTGATGCCGTACTTAATTACATTTCTGCCTTGGGTTATTCATCTGATGATGAAGGAGAATTTGAGAAGTTCTGGCCAGCTGATGTGCATTTGGTTGGAAAAGAAATTATTCGCTTTCATACCCTGATATGGCCTGCAATGTTGATGGCTTTGGATCTGCCCTTGCCTAAACAGGTTTTCGGACATGGATGGATTCTTTTTGACAATGACAAGATGTCAAAATCCAAAGGGAATGTGATGTATGCCGAGCCATTGATCGAGCTTTATGGGATTGACGCTTTGAAGTATTTCTTGCTTCGAGAGTTTTCTTTTGGTTCTGATGGATCCTTTACGCGCGAGAAATTCTTGTCTCGCATCAATTCAGATTTAGCGAATGATCTGGGGAACTTGGTGAGTCGAACCATTGCTATGATCGAGAAATATAACCAAGCGATTATGCCGACGCCAACGGTTACGGAGCCCATTGACAAAGAACTGAAAAAAATGGCTGGCGATACTTCGATGAACGTGGAAGCTGCCATGGATAAATTGGATTTCTCTGGTGCATTGGAGTCAATTTGGAAGTTGGTAAGCCGGACCAATAAATATATTGATGAAACAACGCCTTGGATTTTAGCCAAGGATGAAGAACGAAAACCGAGATTGGATACAGTCTTATACAACCTATCGGAATCCATTCGAATTATTTCGATTTTAATTCGTCCATTTATGGAGAAAACATCAAATCGAATTTGGACGCAATTGGGGATCGAAGAAGGTCATGAAACAACCTGGGATGTTGTTGGTGTTTGGGGTACATTGCCAGTTGGGCGTACCGTCATTAAGGGAGCCAACCTTTTCCCTCGTCTCGATATCGAAAAGGAATTGATTCGAATCGATGAAGAAAACGCAAAATTCTTCGCAGCGAAAACAGGCCAGCCGATTGCAAAACCGGCAGCAAAGTCCGCAAAGGAAGCTGAGGAGAAGGAAGCTGAGGAAAAAGAAGCCGAAGACAAGGACGAAATCAAGATCATCGAATTTGATGACTTTACTAAAGTGGATCTGCGGGTTGCGACGATCGTGGAAGCGAAAAAGCATCCAAATGCAGATAAGCTTTTGGTTCTTCAGGTTCAATTGGGAGAAGAACGGCGTCAAATTGTTTCGGGAATTGCCAAACACTATCAACCCGATGCCTTAATTGGTAAACAGGTGATGGTTGTAACAAACTTGAAACCAAGAAAACTACGCGGAGAAATCAGCCATGGCATGATTTTGGCAGCGGAAGACAAAGAAACTTTTACTTTGGCTACAGTAGCGGATTCCATCGCTTCAGGCACAAAGGTTTGGTAA
- a CDS encoding AbrB/MazE/SpoVT family DNA-binding domain-containing protein encodes MKSTGIVRRVDELGRVVIPIELRRTLDIAEKDALEIFVDGEKIILKKYNPADVFTGSLEDLIEYKGKKIAKSTIIELARIAGMTVTED; translated from the coding sequence ATGAAATCAACCGGCATTGTTCGTAGAGTCGATGAGCTCGGCCGAGTCGTTATACCGATTGAACTTCGCCGAACGCTGGACATCGCTGAAAAAGACGCTCTAGAAATATTCGTAGATGGTGAAAAGATTATCTTGAAGAAGTATAATCCAGCGGACGTGTTCACCGGATCATTAGAAGATTTAATCGAGTACAAAGGTAAAAAAATTGCTAAGTCGACAATCATCGAATTAGCACGTATTGCAGGCATGACCGTTACAGAAGATTAA
- the rsmI gene encoding 16S rRNA (cytidine(1402)-2'-O)-methyltransferase, with product METKLWLCPTPIGNLQDITLRTLEALENADVIACEDTRHSLKLLTHFEIKKPLISYHEHNLRSRGPELIRKMQAGTKIALISDAGMPGISDPGEHLVQLAIEAGIPFTVLPGPTAFSIALVASGLSTRRFFFEGFLPHDKKNRRLRIGQLAKIEETLIFYASPHRLKGVLADLETGFGNRKIAVCRELTKKFEEVYRGTIVQAISAFESPRGEFVLVVEGADHVEEVISKEVIVTTMEEWALEGKSTKDLVKEAVSVFSVKKNEAYQWAMEIKEKSKGK from the coding sequence ATGGAAACGAAATTATGGCTTTGCCCGACACCTATAGGTAATTTGCAGGATATTACCCTTCGTACGTTGGAGGCGCTGGAAAATGCGGATGTAATCGCCTGTGAAGATACCCGCCACAGTCTGAAACTTTTGACGCATTTCGAGATAAAAAAACCCTTGATCTCTTATCATGAGCATAACCTGCGCAGCCGGGGTCCGGAATTGATTCGAAAAATGCAGGCAGGAACAAAGATTGCCTTGATTTCTGATGCGGGGATGCCTGGTATTTCGGATCCGGGTGAACATTTGGTGCAATTGGCCATTGAAGCGGGAATTCCTTTTACGGTATTGCCTGGCCCGACAGCCTTTTCGATTGCTTTGGTGGCTAGCGGATTGTCTACGCGACGATTTTTCTTTGAGGGATTTTTGCCTCACGATAAGAAAAACCGGCGCCTACGGATTGGTCAATTGGCAAAGATTGAAGAAACCCTGATCTTCTATGCTTCTCCCCATCGATTGAAGGGGGTTCTGGCCGATTTGGAAACGGGATTTGGAAATCGAAAAATTGCGGTTTGTCGAGAGTTGACAAAGAAGTTTGAGGAAGTGTATCGGGGCACGATTGTTCAAGCAATTTCTGCCTTTGAATCTCCTCGGGGAGAGTTTGTACTGGTTGTGGAAGGTGCCGACCATGTTGAAGAAGTGATTTCCAAGGAAGTAATTGTGACGACCATGGAAGAGTGGGCGCTAGAAGGAAAGAGTACCAAAGATTTGGTTAAGGAAGCGGTGTCTGTTTTCTCTGTGAAAAAAAATGAGGCTTATCAATGGGCCATGGAAATTAAAGAAAAGTCCAAGGGGAAATAA